One Mycolicibacterium parafortuitum DNA segment encodes these proteins:
- the cspE gene encoding transcription antiterminator/RNA stability regulator CspE → MTQGTVKWFNGEKGFGFIAPDDGSKDVFVHYSEISGSGYRSLEENQRVEFEVEQGNKGPQAVRVSAI, encoded by the coding sequence ATGACGCAGGGAACTGTGAAGTGGTTCAACGGCGAAAAGGGCTTCGGCTTCATCGCCCCCGATGACGGCTCGAAGGATGTCTTCGTCCATTACTCGGAGATCAGTGGATCCGGATACCGCTCGCTGGAAGAAAACCAGCGTGTCGAGTTCGAGGTCGAGCAGGGCAACAAGGGGCCGCAGGCCGTTCGGGTCAGCGCAATCTGA
- a CDS encoding ATP-binding protein, which produces MSLSAVESPTSEQLTVRGMATAASAAQLRDEFGAWLRARGVSAPQTNEILLAVNEALANCVDHAYSGHSAVGTMAVRADYEPAAGCLSICVTDHGTWRQPGHQSAEDRRRGRGVALMHAMADHCTINGRHDGTTVCLDYRCRGIR; this is translated from the coding sequence ATGAGCCTTTCAGCGGTGGAGTCGCCCACCTCAGAGCAGTTGACGGTGAGGGGGATGGCGACCGCCGCGAGCGCTGCTCAGCTTCGCGACGAGTTCGGCGCCTGGCTTCGCGCACGCGGAGTCTCCGCACCGCAGACCAACGAGATCCTGTTGGCGGTCAACGAGGCGCTCGCCAACTGTGTCGACCACGCCTACTCGGGCCATTCCGCGGTCGGCACGATGGCGGTGCGCGCCGACTACGAGCCCGCCGCCGGGTGCCTGAGCATCTGCGTCACCGACCACGGCACGTGGCGCCAGCCCGGACACCAGTCCGCCGAGGACCGCCGGCGTGGCCGCGGTGTGGCGTTGATGCACGCGATGGCCGACCACTGCACGATCAACGGCCGCCACGACGGGACGACCGTGTGCCTGGATTATCGCTGCCGCGGCATCAGGTGA
- a CDS encoding winged helix-turn-helix transcriptional regulator — translation MSRLADVSRRTYGQFCGLAHALDVVGERWTLLIVRELASRPKRYTELADALAGIGTSLLATRMRQLESDGVVQRRLALDQPGSTVVYELSSAGRELASAIVPLAVWGARHQMSDADACEEMFRAEWLLSYLAADFRRDGPHDLDAVYEFHIDDSVAHLRLHDGAVTVIPGPPPTPGDVTVRASAPTVAAIVGRNIALGDAVADGRLETSGDPTAIAALVTVIERHLAR, via the coding sequence ATGAGTAGGCTTGCCGACGTGTCGCGACGCACCTATGGCCAGTTCTGCGGGCTCGCCCACGCCCTCGACGTCGTCGGCGAGCGGTGGACGCTGCTGATCGTGCGGGAGCTCGCGTCGCGGCCGAAGCGCTACACCGAGCTCGCCGACGCGCTCGCCGGCATCGGAACCTCGCTGCTGGCCACCCGTATGCGGCAGCTGGAGTCCGACGGCGTCGTCCAGCGGCGCCTCGCGCTCGACCAGCCCGGATCGACCGTCGTCTACGAACTATCCAGCGCGGGAAGGGAACTCGCATCGGCGATCGTCCCGCTCGCGGTTTGGGGTGCGCGCCACCAGATGTCGGACGCCGACGCCTGCGAGGAGATGTTCCGCGCCGAGTGGCTGTTGAGCTATCTGGCCGCCGACTTCCGCCGCGACGGTCCGCACGACCTCGACGCGGTCTACGAATTCCACATCGACGACAGCGTGGCGCACCTGCGGCTGCACGACGGCGCCGTGACGGTGATCCCCGGCCCGCCTCCGACACCGGGCGACGTGACCGTGCGGGCGTCGGCGCCGACGGTGGCCGCCATCGTCGGGCGCAATATCGCCCTCGGCGACGCGGTCGCCGACGGCCGCCTCGAGACCTCCGGGGACCCGACCGCGATCGCGGCGCTGGTCACGGTGATCGAACGGCATCTCGCCCGATGA
- a CDS encoding MMPL family transporter — MSRFLFSLGAASFRRRWLVLGTWLAVLLGVGLAFVGFREEPGDNFTIPGTESQRAVEQLQQNLPDFSGAQTQLTFAAPENQSITDPRFAAAIDEAVATLNTLPDVAVAAGPNQTRQISPDGRVALGTVQWTAPIGEVSDAALAELENAMAPVADAGVQVEYAGAVFPGYKVAVPHLPEIIGIGVAFLILLITFGAVVAAGLPILTAAIGVGIGALGIFVVAAFVEMPTASLSLALMLGLSCGIDYALFILNRYRNNLLLLMPRQEAAGLAVGTAGGAVVFAALTVIIALCGLAVVGIPFLTYMGLAAAASVFIAMLIALTLLPALFAFAGGKVAKFIEPPLQPHRPKEVAQVSAYTPQRTLGAAWARFVVRFRAPLLVGGSAALIVIGLPALGMQLGLPSGSSQPETNTSRQAYDLTAEHLGPGFNGPLLVVADLTRATDPNAAQVIASNIAREDGVVAAAPAGGDQRTAVIQVIPETGPNDTATADLVQRIRADRDAIQAGTGATFLVGGNTASNIDTSDKLATALPIFLVVVVGLAFILLAVAFRAALVPITSIAGFLLSVFAAMGVQVAIFQWGWGADLLGVTPGETISFLPIIALAIIFGLSSDYEVFVVSRVKEELSKDGADALTAVRNGVGLSARVVTAAALIMFGVFVAFLAAGDPIIKSVGLTLAVGVFLDAFVVRLTLIPAIMAMLGDKMWARSKWFDRYVPDLDIEGTALEVEHRSPVSAAS; from the coding sequence ATGTCGCGATTTCTGTTCAGTCTCGGGGCAGCCAGTTTCCGCCGCCGCTGGCTGGTCCTGGGCACCTGGCTGGCCGTTCTGCTCGGTGTCGGGCTGGCGTTCGTCGGCTTCCGCGAGGAGCCCGGCGACAACTTCACCATCCCCGGCACCGAATCCCAGCGCGCCGTCGAGCAGCTGCAACAGAATCTGCCCGACTTCAGCGGGGCCCAAACCCAGTTGACGTTCGCCGCCCCGGAGAACCAGTCGATCACCGATCCGCGGTTCGCCGCGGCGATCGACGAAGCCGTCGCCACGCTCAACACGCTGCCCGACGTCGCCGTGGCCGCCGGGCCGAATCAGACCCGCCAGATCTCCCCGGACGGCCGGGTCGCGCTCGGCACGGTGCAGTGGACGGCGCCGATCGGCGAGGTCAGCGACGCCGCGCTGGCCGAGTTGGAGAACGCGATGGCGCCGGTCGCCGACGCCGGAGTGCAGGTGGAGTACGCCGGCGCGGTGTTCCCCGGCTACAAGGTTGCCGTCCCGCACCTGCCCGAGATCATCGGCATCGGCGTGGCGTTCCTGATCCTGCTGATCACGTTCGGCGCGGTCGTCGCCGCCGGTCTGCCGATCCTGACCGCCGCCATCGGCGTCGGGATCGGGGCGCTGGGCATCTTCGTCGTCGCCGCATTCGTCGAGATGCCGACGGCGTCGCTGTCTTTGGCTCTGATGCTCGGATTGTCCTGCGGCATCGACTACGCGCTGTTCATCCTCAACCGCTACCGCAACAACCTGCTGCTGTTGATGCCGCGCCAGGAGGCGGCCGGGCTGGCTGTCGGGACCGCCGGTGGCGCGGTCGTTTTCGCGGCGCTGACGGTGATCATCGCGCTGTGCGGGCTGGCCGTCGTCGGCATCCCGTTCCTGACCTACATGGGCCTGGCCGCCGCCGCCTCGGTGTTCATCGCGATGCTGATCGCGCTGACCCTGCTGCCCGCGCTGTTCGCCTTCGCCGGCGGCAAGGTCGCGAAGTTCATCGAACCCCCGCTGCAGCCGCACCGGCCCAAGGAGGTCGCGCAGGTCTCGGCCTATACCCCGCAGCGCACACTCGGCGCGGCGTGGGCACGATTCGTGGTCAGGTTCCGCGCACCGCTGCTGGTCGGCGGGTCCGCGGCGCTGATCGTGATCGGATTGCCGGCGCTCGGCATGCAACTCGGGCTGCCCAGCGGCTCGTCGCAGCCGGAGACGAATACCTCCCGGCAGGCCTACGACCTGACCGCCGAGCACCTCGGTCCCGGCTTCAACGGACCGCTGCTCGTCGTCGCGGATCTGACCCGTGCGACGGACCCGAACGCCGCACAGGTCATCGCGTCGAACATCGCCCGCGAGGACGGCGTGGTCGCCGCCGCCCCGGCGGGCGGTGACCAGCGCACCGCGGTCATCCAGGTGATCCCGGAGACCGGACCGAACGACACCGCCACCGCCGATCTGGTGCAGCGGATCCGCGCCGACCGCGACGCGATCCAGGCCGGGACCGGGGCGACGTTCCTGGTCGGCGGCAACACCGCGTCCAACATCGACACCTCCGACAAGCTGGCCACCGCGCTGCCGATCTTCCTGGTGGTGGTCGTCGGGTTGGCCTTCATCCTGTTGGCCGTCGCGTTCCGGGCGGCGCTGGTGCCGATCACGTCGATCGCCGGCTTCCTGCTGTCGGTGTTCGCCGCCATGGGCGTGCAGGTCGCGATCTTCCAATGGGGCTGGGGGGCAGACCTTCTCGGCGTCACCCCGGGTGAGACGATCAGCTTCCTGCCGATCATCGCGCTGGCCATCATCTTCGGATTGTCCAGCGACTACGAGGTGTTCGTGGTCTCGCGCGTCAAAGAGGAGCTCAGCAAGGACGGCGCCGATGCGCTGACCGCGGTACGCAACGGCGTCGGCCTGTCGGCGCGAGTGGTGACGGCCGCCGCGCTGATCATGTTCGGGGTGTTCGTCGCGTTCCTGGCCGCCGGGGATCCGATCATCAAATCGGTCGGCCTGACGCTGGCGGTCGGCGTGTTCCTCGACGCGTTCGTCGTCCGGCTGACGCTGATCCCGGCGATCATGGCGATGCTGGGCGACAAGATGTGGGCGCGGTCGAAGTGGTTCGACCGGTACGTGCCCGATCTTGACATCGAAGGCACCGCACTGGAAGTCGAGCATCGCAGCCCGGTTTCGGCGGCCTCGTGA
- a CDS encoding bifunctional serine/threonine-protein kinase/transporter substrate-binding domain-containing protein has product MNATPFGHYRLQKLIGQGGMGEVYQAYDTKTDRVVALKVLPHHMAQDETFKARFRRESQAAAGLNDPHIVPIHGYGEIDGRLYLDMRLIEGRNLGTMLQEADKPLGAPFAVMIVEQVANGLDAAHRLGLIHRDIKPSNILITDRDFVYLIDFGLARTAGEKGLTTAGSTLGTLAYMAPERFEGGEVDARSDIYALTCVLYECLTGARPYPAESLEQQIAGHMVSPIPQPSEVDSRLAAFDEVIAKGMAKKPAQRYQTAGELAEAAKRALNAPARRGSGSRHAAVRAERKRPGKPLIAAAVAAVVLAAAGIGVWQWAPWNGDADSPLPAGAVPEVAATVPAEVRDTGRLVIGVNVPYAPMEFKNADGQLVGFDVELMNAIARVLGLVPDYRDTPFETILPAVVDGTYDLGMSSVTDTSEREELVDFVTYLEAGTQWARRPGTALGPNAACGLRVGVAEGTLQATEELPAKSDQCTAAGMPAIEMVVHKSQDEVTAALIRGEVDAMSADSPVTGFAIKLSRGDLVPAGDVFDTAPYGWPVAKDSGMAEPLQRALEHLMETGEYRAIATMWGVERGMIDAPAINGATR; this is encoded by the coding sequence GTGAATGCGACACCCTTCGGGCACTATCGACTCCAGAAGCTGATCGGCCAGGGCGGGATGGGCGAGGTCTACCAGGCCTACGACACCAAAACCGACCGCGTGGTCGCGCTGAAGGTGTTGCCGCACCACATGGCCCAGGACGAGACGTTCAAGGCCCGGTTCCGCCGCGAGTCCCAGGCCGCCGCCGGACTCAACGATCCGCACATCGTCCCGATCCACGGCTACGGCGAGATCGACGGCCGCCTCTACCTGGACATGCGGCTGATCGAAGGCCGCAATCTGGGCACCATGCTGCAGGAGGCGGACAAGCCGCTCGGCGCCCCGTTCGCCGTCATGATCGTCGAGCAGGTCGCCAACGGACTCGATGCGGCACACCGGCTCGGGCTGATCCACCGGGACATCAAGCCGTCCAACATCCTGATCACCGACCGCGACTTCGTGTACCTGATCGACTTCGGCCTGGCCCGCACGGCGGGGGAGAAGGGGCTGACGACGGCGGGCAGCACGCTCGGCACGCTCGCGTACATGGCCCCGGAGCGGTTCGAAGGCGGCGAGGTCGACGCGCGTTCCGACATCTACGCGCTGACCTGTGTCCTCTACGAATGTCTCACCGGCGCAAGGCCTTATCCGGCCGAGAGCCTCGAACAGCAGATCGCCGGGCACATGGTCTCACCGATCCCGCAGCCGTCGGAGGTGGATTCCCGGCTCGCGGCGTTCGACGAGGTCATCGCCAAGGGCATGGCCAAGAAGCCGGCCCAGCGGTACCAGACGGCCGGGGAACTCGCCGAAGCCGCCAAGCGCGCGCTGAACGCGCCGGCCCGGCGCGGCAGCGGATCCCGGCACGCGGCGGTCCGCGCGGAACGCAAGCGCCCGGGCAAACCGCTGATCGCCGCGGCCGTCGCCGCGGTCGTCCTCGCCGCGGCCGGAATCGGCGTGTGGCAGTGGGCACCCTGGAACGGCGACGCCGATTCCCCGTTGCCCGCCGGTGCGGTCCCCGAGGTCGCCGCGACGGTGCCGGCCGAGGTCCGCGACACCGGGCGCCTCGTCATCGGGGTGAACGTCCCGTACGCGCCGATGGAGTTCAAGAACGCCGACGGTCAGCTCGTCGGGTTCGACGTCGAGCTGATGAACGCGATCGCGCGGGTTCTGGGCCTGGTCCCGGATTACCGGGACACCCCGTTCGAGACGATCCTGCCCGCCGTCGTCGACGGCACCTACGACCTCGGGATGTCCTCGGTCACCGACACCAGCGAACGCGAGGAGCTCGTCGACTTCGTCACCTACCTCGAAGCCGGCACCCAGTGGGCCCGCCGCCCCGGTACCGCGCTGGGGCCCAACGCCGCGTGCGGTCTGAGAGTGGGTGTGGCGGAAGGGACTTTGCAGGCCACCGAGGAGCTGCCCGCCAAGAGCGACCAGTGCACGGCCGCGGGGATGCCCGCGATCGAGATGGTGGTCCACAAGAGTCAGGACGAGGTCACCGCGGCGTTGATCAGAGGCGAGGTGGACGCGATGTCGGCCGACTCGCCGGTCACCGGTTTCGCGATCAAGCTCAGCCGGGGCGACCTGGTGCCCGCCGGCGACGTGTTCGACACCGCCCCGTACGGCTGGCCGGTCGCGAAGGACTCCGGGATGGCCGAGCCGCTGCAGCGGGCGCTGGAACACCTGATGGAGACCGGCGAGTACCGCGCCATCGCGACGATGTGGGGCGTCGAGCGCGGCATGATCGACGCACCGGCGATCAACGGCGCGACCCGCTGA
- a CDS encoding cytochrome P450, which translates to MTGSTKATSLPPGPRLPKLAQAVLMLKCGPRYLARCRRRFGSTFTLRVAGMGTLVYLTDPNDIKAVFAGDPDIFHAGEANSMLKGLLGDSSVLVVDGDVHRDRRRLMLAPFTRDAVAGQAAVMAQIAADNIAGWPVGTPFPAAPKMAEITLEIILRTVIGTSDPARLNALRTVIPRVLRVGAWESSALTSEESMRRGPWRSLRSALTRADELMYAEIADRRADPDLARRTDALSMLVRAGGMTDRELRDQLITLLVAGHDTTATGLSWALERLTRHPDVLARAVRAARTGDDEYLDAVAKETLRNRSVVFDVGRVIKEPVELAGYSLPAGVMLVPGMVLVHGDDRIYPHADRFNPDRMLGATLSPSSYLPFGGGNRRCLGATFAMTEFRVVLREVLRRVDLDTTTEPDERRRLKAVIFEPRRGARIRVTAKHAMPPCTEGRAATCPADKHA; encoded by the coding sequence ATGACGGGCTCTACCAAGGCGACGTCACTGCCCCCGGGCCCGCGGCTCCCGAAGCTGGCGCAGGCGGTGCTGATGCTGAAATGCGGTCCGCGTTATCTCGCACGATGCCGGCGGCGATTCGGATCGACGTTCACGCTGCGGGTGGCCGGGATGGGCACGCTCGTCTATCTCACCGATCCGAACGACATCAAGGCCGTGTTCGCCGGCGACCCCGACATCTTCCATGCGGGCGAAGCGAATTCGATGCTCAAGGGTCTGCTCGGCGACTCCTCGGTGCTGGTGGTCGACGGCGATGTGCACCGCGACCGGCGCCGCCTGATGCTGGCGCCGTTCACCCGCGACGCGGTGGCCGGCCAGGCCGCGGTGATGGCGCAGATCGCCGCGGACAACATCGCCGGATGGCCGGTCGGCACGCCGTTTCCGGCCGCACCGAAAATGGCCGAGATCACCCTCGAGATCATCCTGCGCACCGTGATCGGCACCAGCGATCCGGCGCGGCTGAACGCGCTGCGCACCGTGATCCCGCGCGTTCTGCGGGTCGGCGCCTGGGAGTCTTCGGCGCTGACCAGTGAGGAGAGCATGCGCCGGGGTCCGTGGCGGTCCTTGCGGAGCGCTCTGACCAGGGCTGACGAGCTGATGTACGCCGAGATCGCGGACCGCCGGGCCGACCCCGACCTCGCCCGGCGCACCGATGCGCTGTCGATGCTGGTGCGCGCCGGCGGCATGACCGACCGAGAACTCCGCGACCAACTCATCACCCTGCTGGTCGCCGGGCACGACACGACCGCGACCGGCCTGTCGTGGGCGCTGGAACGACTGACCCGCCACCCGGACGTGCTGGCCAGGGCGGTACGCGCGGCGCGCACCGGGGACGACGAGTACCTCGACGCCGTCGCCAAGGAGACACTGCGCAACCGGTCGGTGGTGTTCGACGTCGGCCGCGTGATCAAAGAACCGGTCGAGTTGGCCGGCTACTCGTTGCCCGCGGGCGTGATGCTGGTGCCGGGCATGGTGCTGGTGCACGGTGACGACCGGATCTATCCGCACGCCGACCGGTTCAACCCGGACCGCATGCTCGGCGCGACGCTGAGCCCGTCGTCGTATCTGCCGTTCGGCGGCGGCAACCGGCGCTGCCTCGGCGCGACGTTCGCGATGACCGAATTCCGGGTCGTACTAAGGGAAGTCCTGCGCCGAGTCGACCTCGACACGACGACCGAGCCCGACGAGCGACGCAGGCTCAAAGCCGTGATCTTCGAACCCCGCCGCGGTGCGCGGATCCGCGTCACCGCCAAGCACGCGATGCCGCCATGCACCGAGGGACGCGCGGCGACGTGTCCGGCCGACAAGCATGCCTAG
- a CDS encoding S15 peptidase family protein produces MNAGTYVGRVGGLAAALGIGVALLAGAGAAAADDSAGSGSKDSVSTSRSSESSTESRTPAKPSARRGADSEATGPATVGRTGTGDTTGAEDATQGSGKGSGKGSGRAVDTPAADESAEDESAEEAPAVEPVDETPVDAPDEASTVGSEAVAEAPPSVPQKPAVVPDDAPGAEPGPQTVTTELANPKAPEPAGDSGDPVLPTLATLVSSVLAAGRESTNESPTAVGAQVASSLAEAGSAPYPIPTGVTVEEWTPPLEWLQNIPVLGPLVITPIVGFIHVLPFVGDILHPVIGFPIDHFAPPGAPRARNYRVTSFDGTRIFVNFMPAKGLQAGETAPTILNGPGLGLPGSTALELPKDSFLPTDVIGIGTLRQNGYNVVTWDPRGEWRSEGVMHLNSPDLEGRDMSHIISFLATLPEVQLDAENDPRIGMTGASYGGGIQLATAAIDHRVDALVPTIAWNNLVDVLFPRGAVNSSWGTILPGVLALTFAREHPRIFPVAIQGVLFGIADPADIELVNSLSFGDQIKDITAPTLLIQGTVDTLFTLDQAHRNALDLIEAGTTTKVIWYCGGHGACLSDFNDGEVVIARTLDWLDRYVKGNEDTDTGPQFEWVDQNGDWFSDDTYPAAASAPIVVTREEDSRVMPIIPALFGSGPNPLIITRGLIATLLGLPSAAAAYNSVNLQIPEASELTHLVGAPEVTITYTGDGTAKHVYAQIVDDTTGLVLGNHATPIPVTLDGTSRTASFSLEPIAHTLRPGQSVTVQIVTSTAKFINYYSWGAITIEELTIELPTRAAAGEGTSEGRIVAA; encoded by the coding sequence ATGAACGCGGGGACATACGTGGGGCGGGTCGGCGGGTTGGCGGCCGCGTTGGGAATCGGCGTGGCCCTGCTCGCGGGAGCGGGCGCCGCAGCTGCCGACGACAGCGCCGGGTCGGGATCCAAGGATTCGGTCTCCACGTCTCGGTCGTCGGAATCGTCGACCGAGTCCCGCACACCGGCGAAGCCCAGCGCGCGGCGCGGCGCCGACAGCGAGGCCACCGGGCCAGCGACTGTCGGCCGAACCGGCACCGGCGACACCACTGGTGCCGAGGACGCGACCCAGGGTTCGGGCAAGGGGTCGGGCAAGGGTTCGGGACGGGCCGTTGATACGCCAGCCGCCGACGAATCCGCGGAAGACGAGTCGGCCGAGGAGGCCCCCGCCGTCGAACCCGTCGACGAGACGCCGGTCGACGCACCCGACGAAGCGTCGACGGTTGGCAGCGAGGCTGTCGCCGAAGCCCCGCCGTCCGTCCCGCAGAAGCCCGCGGTGGTCCCCGACGACGCGCCGGGCGCCGAACCCGGCCCCCAGACCGTCACCACGGAGCTGGCCAATCCGAAAGCGCCGGAGCCCGCGGGCGACTCGGGCGATCCGGTCCTGCCGACGCTGGCCACCCTGGTGTCCTCGGTGCTGGCCGCGGGCCGCGAGAGCACCAACGAATCCCCGACCGCCGTCGGCGCGCAGGTGGCCAGCAGCCTGGCCGAGGCCGGCTCGGCGCCGTACCCGATCCCGACCGGCGTCACGGTCGAGGAGTGGACGCCGCCGCTGGAGTGGCTGCAGAACATCCCGGTGCTCGGCCCGCTGGTGATCACCCCGATCGTCGGGTTCATCCACGTGCTCCCGTTCGTCGGGGACATCCTGCACCCGGTGATCGGGTTCCCGATCGACCACTTCGCGCCGCCGGGCGCACCGCGGGCCCGCAACTACCGGGTCACGTCCTTCGACGGCACCCGGATCTTCGTGAACTTCATGCCCGCCAAGGGATTACAGGCCGGCGAGACCGCGCCCACCATCCTCAACGGACCCGGCCTGGGGCTACCGGGATCGACCGCGCTGGAACTTCCCAAGGACAGCTTCCTGCCCACCGACGTGATCGGGATCGGCACGCTGCGGCAGAACGGCTACAACGTCGTCACGTGGGATCCGCGGGGGGAGTGGCGCTCCGAGGGCGTCATGCACCTGAACTCACCCGACCTGGAAGGCCGGGACATGTCGCACATCATCAGCTTCCTGGCCACCCTGCCCGAGGTGCAGCTCGACGCCGAAAACGACCCCCGGATCGGCATGACCGGTGCCTCCTACGGTGGTGGGATCCAATTGGCCACGGCGGCAATCGATCACCGCGTCGACGCGCTCGTCCCGACGATCGCGTGGAACAACCTGGTCGACGTGCTGTTCCCGCGCGGTGCGGTCAACAGCAGCTGGGGCACCATCCTGCCCGGCGTGCTGGCGCTGACGTTCGCCCGTGAGCATCCGAGGATCTTCCCGGTCGCGATCCAGGGGGTGCTGTTCGGCATCGCCGATCCGGCCGACATCGAGCTGGTCAACAGCCTGAGCTTCGGCGACCAGATCAAGGACATCACCGCCCCGACACTGCTGATCCAGGGCACGGTGGACACCCTGTTCACCCTGGACCAGGCGCACCGCAACGCGCTGGATCTGATCGAGGCCGGCACCACGACGAAGGTGATCTGGTACTGCGGCGGCCACGGCGCGTGCCTGAGCGACTTCAACGACGGTGAGGTCGTCATCGCCCGCACCCTCGACTGGCTGGACCGCTACGTCAAGGGCAACGAGGACACCGACACCGGACCGCAGTTCGAATGGGTCGACCAAAACGGCGACTGGTTCAGCGACGACACCTACCCGGCGGCCGCGTCGGCGCCGATCGTGGTGACCCGCGAGGAGGACAGCCGGGTGATGCCGATCATCCCGGCGCTGTTCGGCTCCGGCCCGAACCCGCTGATCATCACGCGCGGCCTCATCGCCACGCTGCTGGGCCTGCCGTCGGCGGCCGCCGCCTACAACTCGGTGAACCTGCAGATCCCCGAGGCGTCCGAACTGACCCACCTCGTCGGCGCGCCTGAGGTCACGATCACCTACACCGGCGACGGCACCGCCAAGCACGTCTATGCCCAGATCGTGGACGACACAACGGGATTGGTGCTCGGCAACCACGCGACCCCGATCCCGGTGACCCTGGACGGCACCAGCCGCACCGCGTCGTTCTCGCTCGAGCCGATCGCGCACACGTTGCGGCCCGGCCAGTCGGTGACCGTGCAGATCGTCACCTCGACCGCGAAGTTCATCAACTACTACTCGTGGGGCGCGATCACGATCGAGGAGCTGACGATCGAGCTCCCGACCCGCGCCGCCGCAGGTGAGGGCACCTCCGAAGGGCGAATAGTCGCCGCGTAG
- a CDS encoding DUF6480 family protein — MTALPPDPDPRDVPGVNSAGDVAPGDTPPDSAQTSATSNRDPAAGRNLTPRAVVTFVVVLLFVALFIATAIYLLVTILT, encoded by the coding sequence GTGACCGCGCTACCTCCGGATCCGGATCCGCGCGACGTCCCCGGCGTGAACAGCGCCGGGGATGTCGCCCCCGGTGACACCCCGCCGGATTCCGCGCAGACCAGCGCGACCTCGAATCGGGATCCGGCCGCCGGCCGCAACCTCACGCCGCGCGCGGTGGTGACTTTTGTGGTGGTGCTGTTGTTCGTCGCGCTGTTCATCGCGACGGCGATCTACCTGTTGGTGACGATCCTCACCTGA
- a CDS encoding IF2 family translation initiation factor, with the protein MAVTDLPFALLRIQYRIARTPLQLFESGVISRMDTEEPRRLLFERAFGSLDATVGSLLRDRDLEQAGVARIERAVELAEASRLDVEAEQKRRAAADELRQKRDKATAAPQQARKEAEEREKQARAQAEQKKRAAAENAAKRTSQAKERIDEAADQKAQSVEKSKQSAVNRSRAAEKAEVKVAEAQLEDASDKRSAAAGARAHADKLENFSETEKVKRQAAKGDL; encoded by the coding sequence ATGGCTGTCACCGACCTTCCGTTCGCCCTGCTGCGAATCCAATACCGCATCGCCCGCACACCGCTGCAACTGTTCGAGAGCGGCGTCATCTCCCGGATGGACACCGAGGAACCGCGCCGGCTGCTGTTCGAGCGGGCCTTCGGCTCGCTGGACGCGACCGTCGGCAGCCTGCTGCGCGACCGCGACCTGGAGCAGGCCGGTGTGGCCCGCATCGAGCGGGCCGTCGAACTGGCCGAGGCCTCGCGCCTCGACGTGGAGGCCGAGCAGAAGCGCCGCGCGGCCGCCGATGAGCTGCGGCAGAAGCGCGACAAGGCGACCGCGGCCCCGCAGCAGGCCCGCAAGGAGGCCGAGGAACGCGAGAAGCAGGCCCGCGCGCAGGCCGAGCAGAAGAAGCGGGCCGCCGCCGAGAACGCCGCGAAGCGCACGTCGCAGGCCAAGGAGCGCATCGACGAGGCCGCCGATCAGAAGGCGCAGTCGGTGGAGAAGTCCAAACAGAGCGCGGTGAACCGCAGCCGCGCCGCCGAGAAGGCCGAGGTCAAGGTCGCCGAGGCGCAGCTCGAGGACGCTTCCGACAAGCGCAGTGCGGCAGCGGGTGCGCGGGCGCACGCCGACAAGCTGGAGAATTTCAGTGAGACGGAGAAGGTCAAGCGCCAAGCTGCCAAGGGCGACCTGTGA
- a CDS encoding CsbD family protein — translation MSQDDKAAQTRKSIVESVKGKAKELAGAVTGNDSLTAEGQLEQAEAKERREASRKEAEADAEAAQAQAQANEAQLEGAQERAAAEVRAASAETQVRADQAAQREAAEEVGRRDAARGQVQAEAQVAQETVRARAEQREQVVEAAGEYREAAAEFTEANREAAEAEARADRLRQRAEDTDPA, via the coding sequence ATGTCCCAGGACGACAAGGCCGCCCAGACCCGCAAGAGCATTGTGGAGTCGGTGAAGGGCAAGGCCAAGGAGTTGGCGGGCGCCGTCACCGGCAATGACTCGTTGACGGCGGAGGGCCAGCTCGAGCAGGCCGAAGCCAAGGAGCGCCGCGAAGCCAGCCGCAAGGAGGCCGAGGCCGACGCCGAGGCCGCGCAGGCCCAGGCGCAGGCCAATGAAGCGCAGCTCGAAGGCGCGCAGGAACGCGCGGCCGCCGAGGTGCGCGCCGCGAGTGCCGAGACCCAGGTGCGCGCTGATCAGGCGGCCCAGCGCGAAGCCGCCGAGGAGGTGGGCCGTCGCGACGCCGCGCGCGGCCAGGTGCAGGCCGAGGCGCAGGTCGCCCAGGAGACGGTCCGGGCCCGCGCCGAACAGCGCGAGCAGGTCGTCGAGGCGGCCGGTGAATACCGCGAGGCCGCCGCCGAGTTTACCGAGGCCAACCGCGAGGCCGCCGAGGCCGAGGCCCGCGCCGACCGCCTGCGGCAGCGCGCCGAGGACACCGACCCGGCCTGA